In the genome of Candidatus Kuenenbacteria bacterium, one region contains:
- a CDS encoding PEGA domain-containing protein yields the protein MTLTHRRIIYSFFIVVFLIAVWIIVLRVSGYKYDFTRNSWEKTGMIFLETKPEVVSVYLNDKLVGEKTPLRIKDLLPNKYKLRIEKGGWGKWEKEVQISAGQTDNIQYVRIFREKEIPKMVLKGEILQSVISPNGEKVLILKQGDKKELILSLVDLNDGSEIEIKRMTMSESVKRMEFIDNGARAAVFSQNNVRLISLNNSAVETNLSEILNNKKLNSIKIADGDSENVYYINNEQLWKYNWLLRKEELLLPYTPIDYLPGNGKIYFLSNEFLSSISFKILDIENKKEPENVAFWEKGEYQFLGTGGRFLTVKKDSDLLVVDVLNKKTELVRGGHYAKWGNSQTEMLFGDSYELWIYRPMAEDNKYLILTRAGSNINSSEWYPPESHIFYAESGKIKILENMEKERWAVELGQFDEVKEIFINKKGDKLFFVGSVAQTPGFYQLDIQ from the coding sequence ATGACCTTGACACACAGAAGAATTATTTACTCTTTTTTTATAGTTGTTTTTCTGATAGCTGTCTGGATTATTGTTCTAAGGGTTTCCGGATATAAATATGATTTTACCAGAAACTCTTGGGAAAAAACCGGGATGATTTTTCTGGAGACCAAGCCAGAAGTGGTCAGTGTGTATTTGAACGACAAGCTGGTCGGAGAGAAAACGCCCTTGAGGATAAAAGATTTATTGCCAAATAAGTATAAGCTAAGGATTGAAAAAGGCGGTTGGGGCAAATGGGAAAAAGAAGTTCAAATAAGTGCTGGCCAAACCGACAATATACAATATGTGAGGATATTCAGAGAAAAGGAAATACCGAAAATGGTTTTGAAGGGGGAAATTTTACAATCAGTTATTAGCCCGAATGGAGAAAAGGTTTTGATTTTAAAGCAAGGTGATAAGAAGGAATTAATCTTGTCTTTGGTAGACCTAAACGATGGTTCAGAGATAGAAATAAAAAGAATGACAATGTCAGAAAGTGTTAAAAGAATGGAATTTATAGACAATGGCGCCCGAGCAGCAGTTTTTTCTCAAAATAATGTACGCTTAATAAGTTTGAATAATTCAGCGGTGGAGACAAATTTGAGCGAAATTTTAAATAATAAAAAATTGAATAGCATTAAAATAGCCGATGGCGATAGTGAGAATGTTTATTATATAAATAATGAACAACTGTGGAAATATAATTGGCTTTTAAGGAAAGAGGAACTATTGCTCCCCTATACGCCAATTGATTATTTGCCTGGCAATGGTAAGATTTATTTTTTGAGTAACGAGTTTTTGAGTAGTATCAGTTTTAAAATTTTAGATATAGAAAATAAAAAAGAACCAGAGAATGTGGCTTTTTGGGAAAAGGGAGAATACCAATTTTTGGGAACAGGAGGACGCTTTTTGACAGTTAAAAAAGACTCTGATTTATTGGTGGTTGATGTACTTAACAAAAAAACAGAATTGGTCAGAGGTGGCCACTATGCAAAATGGGGCAATAGCCAAACAGAAATGCTTTTTGGTGATAGTTATGAATTGTGGATATATAGGCCAATGGCCGAAGATAATAAGTATTTAATTTTAACTAGAGCTGGTAGTAATATCAACAGCAGCGAATGGTACCCACCGGAGAGTCATATTTTTTATGCCGAGTCTGGTAAGATAAAAATATTGGAGAACATGGAAAAAGAAAGGTGGGCGGTTGAATTGGGACAGTTTGACGAAGTAAAAGAAATTTTTATAAACAAAAAAGGCGACAAATTGTTTTTTGTCGGCTCAGTGGCACAAACACCGGGATTTTACCAGTTGGATATACAATAA